GTGTGGCTGCCGATCAGCACCCGCGCAGCGGGCAACGAGCCCAACTACGTCTACACCTACAGCCTTTCCCAGACCGAGCTGCCCTGGGTTGCCACAGGTGCCATCAGGGGCGACGGCAGAAGTTACAACACCACATACGAGATCTACGACCCGCTGCTCCGCCCCCGCCAGGTCCAGAAGCCGTCGCCGGGCGGTGGAATGATCGTCTCCCAGACGGTGTACGACGAGCGCGGGCTCGCGACCGTCTCCCAAGCCGACATCTGGGACCACGACACGGACCCGTCCGGGAAGCTCGTCGAGATCGACGGCGGCCAGCCTCCCCTGCAGACCACGACGACATATGACGGCGCGGGCCGCGCCATCACCGCGGTGACCAAGGTCAGAAGCACCGACCGCTGGAAGATCAACACCACCTACACCGGTGACACCGTGACCACCTCGGCGCCGACCGGTGGCCAGGCCACCGCTGTCGTCACCGACGCTCTGGGCCGCATGACCGAGCGGCGCGAGTACGGGGGGCCTCAGCCCACGGGTTCCGGCTACACCAAGACCACGTACACCTACACGCCCGCCGGGCAGCAGGCGACGGTCACCGGCCCGGACAAGGCCCGATGGAGCTACGCCTACGACTTGTTCGGCCGCCAGACCAGCGCCACCGATCCGGACAAGGGCACGAGCACCACGACGTACAACGAGCTCGACCAGGTCGTCATCACCAAGGACGGCCGCGCCAAGACCCTGGTGTCGGAGTACGACGTCCTCGGCCGCAAGACGGGCCTGTGGGACGCCGAGAAGACCGACGCCAAGAAGCTGGCCGCCTGGACCTTCGACACCGTGGCCAAGGGCCAGCCGCACACCTCCGTCCGCTATGACGGCGGCGCGGGCACCGCGGGCAAGGCCTACACGCAGAAGGTCACCGCGTACGACGCGCTGTACCGGGCCACCGGAAGCCAGTTGGTCCTGCCGGACAAGACCAAGGAGCCCTTGGTCGACGCGGGTGTACCGCAGACTCTGTCGTTCACGAGCAGCTCTTACCTCGACGGAAGCCCCAAGACCACGGGGTATCCGGCCGCAGCCGGACTCTCGGCCGAACAGCTCGGGTACCGGTACGACTTCAGAGGTGTGGGCCTCACATACGAGGTGGCAGGCAGCGCCAAATACCAGCAGAGCGCAAGCTACTCCCCGCTGGGCGAGACCCAGCGCCTGGCGCTCGGTCCCCTCCCGTCGAAGGTGATCAACCTCGACTACGAGTACGAGGACGGCACACGTCGGCTCAAGCACTCCTGGGTCAACGACCCGAACCGTGCCTACCGGCTCCAGGACCTCACCTTCACCCAGGACGACGCCGGCAACGTCACATCGATCTTCGACGACACCGACATGGGCGGCACGGGCAAGAAGGACAACCAGTGCTTCGCGTACGACGGTGACCGCCGTCTGACCGAGGCATGGACGCCCAAGACCGCGAGCTGCGCCACATCCGGCCGCACCACGGCCAACCTGTCGGGTGCGGCACCGTACTGGACCAGCTACACCTACACGGACTCGGGCCAGCGCAGGACCGAGACCCAGCACACGTCATCGGGCGACAAGACCACCACGTACGCCTACGGCACGAGCAACGGCCAGCCCCACCCGCTGGCGAAGACCACGGGCGCCCGCGAGGCAACTTACGCGTACGACAAGTCCGGCAACACCACCGAGCGCCCGGGCACCCAGGCCAAGCAGACCCTGAAGTGGAACGCCGAGGGCGAGCTGGCCGGCACCACCGAGCCCGCCGCGGGCTCCAAGCCCGCACTCGGTACGAGCTACCTGTACGACGCGGGCGGTGAACTCCTCATCCGCCGCAGCGACAAGACGGACGGGGACACCGTCCTGTACCTCCCCGGTATGGAGGTGCGCCTCACCGTCAAGGGCGCGACCAAGACGCTCTCCGGCACCCGGTACTACGCGTCGGGCAGCCAGACCATCGCGGTCCGCACCGGCGCGCAGGGCGTCACCGGCACCAAGGTCAACTTCCTCGCCGGCGACCACCACGGCACCTCGAGCCTCGCCATCGACATGGACACGCTCGCGGTGACGAAGCGCTACACCACTCCGTTCGGCGCCCCCCGGGGCACCGCTCCGAAGGCATGGCCGGACGACAAGGGCTTCCTTGGTAAACCGGCGGACACGACGACGGGCCTCACCCACATCGGCGCCCGCGAATACGACCCGGCCATCGGCCAGTTCATCAGCGTGGACCCGATCCTGGCCCTGGACCAGCACCAGTCGCTGAACGGCTACGCCTACGCCAACAACACCCCGGTCACGTCCAGCGACCCCAGCGGCCTCAAGCCTGCCGAATGCGCCACAGGCGGCTATAGCTGCTCGCCCACTTCCGGCGGCGACTGGAACGTCACCCCGAACAGCGATTACGGCAAGTACCACTCGCCGGCCGGGGGCGGCGATGGCGGGGCAGGTGGAACTGGCGGGACCGCCAATGGCAGCGGCCTCGGCGGCTGGACACCAGGGGCCACCCTCAACCTCACCACCGGCTCCTGGGATACACCACTCGCAAACTATGGCAATGCGCAACACTTCCTGCAGAGTCTTGGCCCGGCCTACGGAATCCTCGATGACGGAGGCGAGCGCAACGGGTGGGAGACTTCCCTTTCCCTCTTCTTCGGCTGGCTCTGGGGAGGCGGAATTCCATTGGGACCGACGCAAGAGTTTCGCGGCGGCGATGCATTCACCGCCAGCCTTGCCAAGGACAAGACCTTCACGGAAATGCGAAACAAACTGGTCGGTCAAGCCGTACACAAGGGAATGGACGCTGAGGCAGCCCTCGCTCCAGTCAAGTTCGCGTACAAGGACCGAGGGCCAGAGCCGGGAAGCCCGTGGTATCGCCTGAATACTCCGCGCGGTGTCGCCAACGACCTCTTGGGAGTCTTCAGCAACGGCAAACTCGGCACGAAGAATCAAGCCGACGCCTTTCTAGGAAGCTTCACAGCGACAGGTCAAATTAAAGCCGTGGACAGAAGAAAGGGAACAGTGCGACTTAAATTCACGGCGACCAACCTTTCTGACTGGAATTCGGCAACGCACGCCGTACCAAGAAGTTGGAACCCCGCCTTCAAGACGACAGTCGGCGCGGCAGTCAGAGAGAACTTCTCCTGGGAGGAGCGCTGGCCGCTGAACACCTGCGTATGCTGGGCCCAGTAATATACTGAGAGTAAAATCCGGCTGCGACTGGCCAAGGGGCTTAGTCGCAGCCGGCATAAATCCCGATAGGAGGAGAGTTTGATTTCCCGCCTGGGACCAGCAAAGCGAGCAGGCATCCTAGCCTACGCCGCGGCAGTACTCTTGCTTACCTCGTGTTCCAACCAGGATAAGCTCGCGAAAGTACGAGAAAATACGGTCGTTGGAACATGGGAGAATTCAACTGGCGAACGAGTAACCCTTCACGAGGATCACCAATTCAACACCTCGGCCATAAACTGGGATATCAACCTGGGAGGCGAATCCTGCCCGAAGGGTGAAACGGCGGGCACATGGGGTTTCTGGGTGGACGAAGGCAAGCCCGGCGGCACTGTCATCGTCTCCACAGAAGCGGATTCCGGTGACGCGATCAACCTGACATTCGAAGGTGTACAGCCAGGCGAATGCGAAATTACCCTTAGCGTGGTCGATGGAGGCGACACTCTTTGCGCCACAGACGACCCCGATCTCGCATGCGGACTTGACATTCGCTTCAATCGCATCAAGCCCAAGAGTCGCTGACACTTCGCCCACAGCCTCGATACGCCGTCAACTGGCCATCGAGCTGACCCCCGCACGACCAAGCAGCCTGACCGACTCCCCAGACTGGATGAGCCCGAGAAATCTCCCCGCTGAGGGATTCACTTCGCGAGGGCTGAACAGCTGACGGCAGTAGCGACGGCAAGAACCACGGATTCCGGCGACTGGGCACGATCACCGATTAACCGTCGAGCCCCTTGCTGACCGCCGAACTCGCCAGGGGCTCCGGGATCGTAAGGGATCACGGCAGGTCGTGCCTGTCACCGCAGTCCACGGCGGGTGGCCACGCGCCGCCCAGCACAGTGCCCCCGAGTCGGTCGACTCGGGGGCACTGTGGGTATGGCTACGGTTACGCCGTGGCCGGGACCGTGCTCGGGGACTCGGTGGTGGTGCGAGGCTCGGGCTCGTCCACCGGGGAGGCGGACGCGGAGTTGTAGGCGTCCAGGTCGAGGATCTTCTCCCGGGCCGCGACGATGACCGGGACCAGGGCCTGGCCGGCGACGTTGGTGGCCGTGCGGATCATGTCGAGGACCGGGTCGATGGCCAGCAGCAGGCCGACGCCCTCAAGCGGCAGGCCCAGGGTGGAGAGGGTCAGGGTCAGCATGACCGTGGCGCCGGTGAGGCCCGCGGTGGCGGCGGAGCCGACGACCGAGACGAAGGCGATCAGCAGGTAGTCCTGGACGCCGAGTTGGACGTCGAAGATCTGGGCGATGAAGATCGCGGCCAGGGCCGGGTAGATCGCGGCGCAGCCGTCCATCTTGGTGGTCGCGCCGAAGGGGACGGCGAAGGAGGTGTACTCCTTCGGGACGCCGAGACGCTCCGTGGACTTCTGGGTGACCGGCATCGTGCCGACCGAGGAGCGGGAGACGAAGGCGAGCTGGATGGCGGGCCAGGCGCCCTTGTAGAACTGGAGCGGGTTGAGCTTGGCGACCGTCGCCAGGAGCAGCGGGTAGACGCCGAACAGCACCAGGGCGCACCCGATGTAGACGTCGGCGGTGAAGGTGGCGTACTTGCCGATGAGGCCCCAGCCGTAGTCGGCGATGGCGTAGCCGATGAGGCCGACGGTGCCGAGCGGGGCGAGGCGGATGACCCACCACAGGGCCTTCTGGAGCAGTTCCAGGACGGCTTCGCTCAGGGCGAGCACGGGCTTGGCGCGGTCGCCGAGCTTCAGTGCGGCGATACCGGCGACGGCGGCCATGAAGACGATCTGGAGGACGTTCAGCTCGGTGAAGGGAGTCACGACGTCGGTCGGGACGATGCCGGTGAGGAAGTCGATCCAGGAGCCTGCCTGCTCGGGCTTGGCGCCGTCCTTGGGGGTGAGGCCGGTGCCTGCGCCGGGGTCGGTGAGCAGGCCGATCGCGAGGCCGATCGCGACGGCGATCAGCGAGGTGATCATGAACCAGAGCAGGGTGCGCCCGGCCAGCCGGGCGGCGTTGTTGACCTTGCGCAGGTTGGTGATCGAGACCAGGATCGCGAAGAAGACGAGCGGGGCGACGGCCAGCTTCAGCAGTTGGACGAAGGTGTCGCCGATCTGGCCGAGGGTCGTGTGCAGCCAGCCGATGTCCTGGCTGCGGGCCAGCCAGCCGAGCAGGGCACCGAGGGCGAGACCGGTGACGATCTGGGCCCAGAACGGGATCGCTGAGATGCCGGGTATCCGGCGGCGGGCAGGGGTGGGCGTCGCGGAGTTCGCGGACACGGACACACTCCGGTGGCGTATCGGGTGAATACGGGGGATGGGGGTGCGGCGCACGTGCCTTGGGAACAGGGCTGCGCCGCTGTGATGCCGGGTCAGATGGAGCGGCAACAGACCGCGGACATACAGCGGCAGAGATCGACATGCAGGCGCGCCACGAGCGGGATGCCCATGGCTGCGTGGAGGCGCACTGCTGTCGTCATGCGATTACGTTAACACCTGGACTTTGAGGCACTCAAAGGACTGCTTTGAGCCAGTGGTGCCGCCCGAGGCCCCGAAACGCCTGTGCCCTGCGGGCCGGAGCGAGTGCTCAGGCCCGCAGGGCACAGGGATGAACGTGAGGAAGCTTACGTCCGGCGGCACGCTTTACGCGGCGCCGTCCTCCTGGGAGCGGTTGGAGTCCAGGCGGGACTTCGCGCGGTCCACCTTCACGGCGATCTGCGCCGACATCGCGTCCCGCTGCTTGCGCAGCAGCACGAAGCTCAGCGGCGCCGAGATCACCACAGCGAGCACGAGGACCCACAGCAGGTTGGAGTCGCCGAGTCCGCGCGGCAGCACCCGCAGGTACACCAGGCCCCACAGGGCGAGGAAGCAGCCGGCGAAGATGCCCAGGCGCATCAGCGTGTACCGGGCGGTGGGGCTGAGCTTGCTGTCGCTGTTGCTGTCGGACACGGCAGTGACTTCTTTCTCTGTGATCGGCGGTGATCAGTTCAGGGGGAACAGCATCGTGATGTCGTCGCGGTCGTCGCCTTCGGCGACCCGTATCGCGCCCGGCACCCGTCCGACCTCCTTGTAGCCGCAGGAGGCGTAGAAGTTCTCCAGTCCCGTCCCGCCGCGGCAGGTGAGGCGTATCGCCTCGACGCCTTCGAGGGTACGGGCTGACTGCTCCGCAGCCGCGAGGAGGTCGCGGCCGTAGCCCTTGCCCTGGTGGCGCGGGTGGACCATCACGGTGTAGAGCCAGATCCAGTGCCGCATCAGGCGGTGCGAGTTGTGGCCGAGGAACACGGCGGCGGCCGGTCGGCCTTCCTCGTCGTAGCCGACCAGGAGTCGCCGCCGACCCTCTGCCAGGGCCGTCAGGTGTGTGAGCCACTCCGGTCTGATGTCCTCCACCGTCACCGGCGGTACGAAGCCGACCGCGCCGCCCGCGTTGGACACGTCGGTCCAGAGCCCGAGGAGGCCGTCCCGCAGGGCGGGGTCCACAGGCGGGTCGAACCGGAAGGACAACGTCATGCGGTCGACGGTAACAACCGGCCCGGACTGTCCCGCTTGTGGGGGTGTGTGAGCCTGCTCGCAGCCACAGCCACAGCCACAGGGGCAAGGACGAGGTGAGGCGCCGGCTTCAACGGCCGGCGCCTCGGAGTCCGTCGGGACGGGTCAGACCCGCATGGGCTGCGGCGACTCTCGGCGGTCCGCGTCCGGGCCCGGGTACTCGCGGATGACCTCGTAGCGCGTGTTCCGTTCCACCGGGCGGAAACCGGCGTCCCGGATCAGGTCGAGCAGATCGTCACGGGTGAGCTTGTTCGGCGTCCCGTAGTTGTCGGCGTCATGGGTGATCTTGTACTCGACCACCGAGCCGTCCATGTCGTCAGCGCCGTGCTGGAGCGCCAGCTGGGCGGTCTGCACGCCGTGCATCACCCAGAAGACCTTGACGTGCGGGACGTTGTCGAAGAGCAGCCGGGAGACGGCGAAGGTCTTGAGAGCCTCCGCGCCGGTCGCCATCGTCGTGCGCGCCTGGAGCGTGTTGCGGACCTTGCCGTCCTTCATGTCCACGAAGTCGTGCTGGTAGCGCAGCGGAATGAAGACCTGGAAGCCGCCGGTCTCGTCCTGGAGCTCCCGCAGCCGCAGTACGTGGTCCACCCGGTGGCGGGGCTCCTCGATGTGCCCGTACAACATCGTGCACGGGGTCTTGAGGCCCTTCTCGTGCGCGAGGCGGTGGATGCGGGACCAGTCCTCCCAGTGGGTGCGGTGGTCCACGATGTGCTGCCGGACCTCCCAGTCGAAGATCTCCGCCCCGCCGCCCGTCAGCGACTCGAGACCGGAGTCGATCAGCTCGTCGAGGATCTCGCTCGCGCTGAGGCCCGAGATCGTCTCGAAGTGGTGGATCTCCGTCGCCGTGAACGCCTTGAGCGAGACGTTCGGCAGCGCCTTCTTCAGCTCGCTGAGCGAGCGCGGGTAGTAGCGCCACGGCAGGTTGGGGTGGAGGCCGTTGACGATGTGGAGCTCGGTGAGGTTCTCGCTCTCCATCGTCTTGGCGAGGCGCACGGCCTCTTCGATGCGCATGGTGTACGCGTCCTTCTCGCCCGGCTTGCGCTGGAACGAGCAGTAGG
This DNA window, taken from Streptomyces sp. SCSIO 30461, encodes the following:
- a CDS encoding dicarboxylate/amino acid:cation symporter → MSANSATPTPARRRIPGISAIPFWAQIVTGLALGALLGWLARSQDIGWLHTTLGQIGDTFVQLLKLAVAPLVFFAILVSITNLRKVNNAARLAGRTLLWFMITSLIAVAIGLAIGLLTDPGAGTGLTPKDGAKPEQAGSWIDFLTGIVPTDVVTPFTELNVLQIVFMAAVAGIAALKLGDRAKPVLALSEAVLELLQKALWWVIRLAPLGTVGLIGYAIADYGWGLIGKYATFTADVYIGCALVLFGVYPLLLATVAKLNPLQFYKGAWPAIQLAFVSRSSVGTMPVTQKSTERLGVPKEYTSFAVPFGATTKMDGCAAIYPALAAIFIAQIFDVQLGVQDYLLIAFVSVVGSAATAGLTGATVMLTLTLSTLGLPLEGVGLLLAIDPVLDMIRTATNVAGQALVPVIVAAREKILDLDAYNSASASPVDEPEPRTTTESPSTVPATA
- a CDS encoding DUF4229 domain-containing protein → MRLGIFAGCFLALWGLVYLRVLPRGLGDSNLLWVLVLAVVISAPLSFVLLRKQRDAMSAQIAVKVDRAKSRLDSNRSQEDGAA
- a CDS encoding GNAT family N-acetyltransferase; this encodes MTLSFRFDPPVDPALRDGLLGLWTDVSNAGGAVGFVPPVTVEDIRPEWLTHLTALAEGRRRLLVGYDEEGRPAAAVFLGHNSHRLMRHWIWLYTVMVHPRHQGKGYGRDLLAAAEQSARTLEGVEAIRLTCRGGTGLENFYASCGYKEVGRVPGAIRVAEGDDRDDITMLFPLN
- the mqnE gene encoding aminofutalosine synthase MqnE codes for the protein MDAGLKRELEEKVRAGERLSREDGIALYESDDLAWLGGLAHEVRTRKNGDVVHFNVNRHLNMTNVCTASCAYCSFQRKPGEKDAYTMRIEEAVRLAKTMESENLTELHIVNGLHPNLPWRYYPRSLSELKKALPNVSLKAFTATEIHHFETISGLSASEILDELIDSGLESLTGGGAEIFDWEVRQHIVDHRTHWEDWSRIHRLAHEKGLKTPCTMLYGHIEEPRHRVDHVLRLRELQDETGGFQVFIPLRYQHDFVDMKDGKVRNTLQARTTMATGAEALKTFAVSRLLFDNVPHVKVFWVMHGVQTAQLALQHGADDMDGSVVEYKITHDADNYGTPNKLTRDDLLDLIRDAGFRPVERNTRYEVIREYPGPDADRRESPQPMRV